In one Candidatus Woesearchaeota archaeon B3_Woes genomic region, the following are encoded:
- a CDS encoding transcription factor S, whose protein sequence is MMFCPKCGSILIPKKNGSKVVIKCNCGYKSDDKISTTIKEEVKKDDDVKKGAVDEDFETLPLTDAECPKCAHKKAYFWEVQTRAADEAPTKFLKCEECKHIWRDYN, encoded by the coding sequence ATTATGTTTTGTCCTAAATGTGGTTCAATATTAATTCCTAAAAAAAATGGTTCTAAGGTAGTAATTAAATGTAATTGTGGATATAAATCAGATGATAAGATTAGTACAACAATCAAAGAAGAAGTGAAAAAGGATGATGATGTAAAAAAAGGAGCAGTTGATGAAGATTTTGAGACTTTACCTTTAACAGATGCAGAATGTCCTAAATGTGCACATAAAAAAGCTTATTTCTGGGAAGTACAAACAAGAGCTGCTGATGAAGCTCCTACTAAATTCTTAAAATGTGAAGAGTGTAAACACATCTGGAGAGATTATAACTAA
- a CDS encoding signal peptidase I: MNWKKVWKKTWYFIWESDSVASWIVNIILAFVLIKFVIYPGMGFAMQTSYPIVAVVSGSMEHKATHPCVDFNSRINDCEKFNKKTYTICGKNFETRQKSNLDFFWESCGEWYIENTEITKESFDDFKFKNGFNKGDIMVLRGKKPEKIEVGNTIVYMSKTAPYPIIHRVIRIENSEEEYTFITKGDHNVREDVPVDEEQLIGNAVLRVPFVGWIKIGFVNLINIFIGV; the protein is encoded by the coding sequence ATGAATTGGAAGAAGGTTTGGAAAAAGACATGGTATTTTATATGGGAGAGTGATAGTGTTGCTAGTTGGATTGTAAATATTATTCTTGCATTTGTATTAATAAAATTTGTAATTTATCCTGGAATGGGATTTGCTATGCAGACCTCTTACCCAATAGTGGCTGTTGTTTCTGGTTCAATGGAACATAAAGCTACCCATCCTTGTGTAGATTTTAATAGCAGAATTAATGATTGTGAAAAATTTAATAAAAAAACTTATACAATATGTGGAAAAAATTTTGAAACAAGACAAAAATCAAACCTAGATTTTTTCTGGGAGTCTTGTGGAGAGTGGTATATAGAAAATACTGAGATAACAAAAGAATCTTTTGATGATTTTAAGTTCAAAAACGGTTTTAATAAAGGAGATATAATGGTTTTGAGAGGTAAAAAACCAGAAAAAATAGAAGTAGGAAACACTATAGTTTATATGTCAAAAACAGCACCATACCCTATAATTCATAGAGTAATTAGAATAGAAAATTCAGAAGAAGAATATACATTTATAACAAAGGGAGATCATAATGTTAGAGAGGATGTACCTGTTGATGAAGAACAACTAATAGGTAATGCAGTATTAAGGGTTCCTTTTGTAGGCTGGATAAAAATTGGTTTTGTAAATCTAATAAATATTTTTATAGGTGTTTAA
- a CDS encoding cysteine--tRNA ligase, whose amino-acid sequence MALKLYNTLTRKKELFKPIKKGHVGMYSCGPTVYWYQHIGNLRTYIFNDILKRVLNYNNFKTKHVMNYTDVGHLTSDADTGEDKIEKAAKKEGKTAKQISEYYASVFEKDCKKLNIIPPNIICKATDHIKEQIALVKLLEKKGFTYQTSDGVYFNTSKLKDYGKLGLIDLEGLEAGKRVSLGEKRNKTDFALWKFSDTLKKRQQEWKTKWGIGFPGWHLECSAMSSKYLGKQFDIHTGGEDHIQVHHTNEIAQSEAAFNVKPWVKYWLHGAFLTHKSEKISKSTGGLYTISDLEKNGFTALAYRYFCLNTSYRKQLNFSLEILEGAKNSYERLKNIIIDLKSKKDSNKTKEFEKYRKQFKEYIDDDLNMPKALSVLWDVLRDEKLGSKEKLELAYDFDKVFGLDIKDIEEEKQKLDKEIKELIEQREKARKNKDYSKADKIRDDLKKKGIVLEDTSEGVRWKKV is encoded by the coding sequence ATGGCTCTCAAGTTATATAACACTTTGACAAGAAAGAAAGAATTATTTAAGCCAATTAAAAAAGGTCATGTTGGTATGTATAGTTGCGGTCCTACTGTTTATTGGTACCAACATATTGGAAATCTAAGAACCTATATATTTAATGACATTCTAAAAAGGGTTTTAAATTATAATAACTTTAAAACAAAGCATGTCATGAATTACACAGATGTAGGTCATTTAACATCAGATGCTGATACAGGTGAAGATAAGATTGAAAAGGCTGCTAAAAAAGAAGGCAAAACAGCTAAACAAATATCTGAATACTATGCATCTGTTTTTGAAAAGGATTGTAAAAAATTAAATATCATTCCACCAAATATAATTTGTAAAGCAACAGATCATATTAAAGAACAAATTGCATTGGTGAAATTATTGGAAAAAAAAGGTTTTACATATCAAACTTCAGATGGAGTTTATTTTAATACATCTAAACTTAAAGACTATGGAAAACTTGGATTAATTGATTTAGAAGGTTTAGAAGCTGGAAAAAGAGTTTCTTTAGGTGAAAAACGCAATAAAACAGATTTTGCATTATGGAAATTCTCAGATACTTTAAAAAAACGTCAACAAGAATGGAAAACAAAATGGGGCATTGGATTTCCAGGATGGCATTTGGAATGTTCTGCAATGTCTTCTAAATACTTAGGAAAACAATTTGACATCCATACAGGTGGAGAGGATCATATTCAAGTACATCATACAAATGAGATTGCGCAAAGCGAAGCAGCTTTTAATGTTAAACCATGGGTAAAATACTGGCTTCATGGTGCTTTTTTAACCCATAAAAGTGAAAAAATAAGCAAAAGCACAGGAGGATTATACACAATCTCAGATTTAGAAAAAAATGGATTTACGGCCTTAGCTTATAGATATTTTTGTTTAAACACATCATATAGAAAACAGCTTAATTTCTCATTAGAAATTTTAGAAGGTGCTAAAAACTCATATGAAAGATTAAAAAATATTATTATTGACTTAAAATCAAAAAAAGACTCGAATAAAACTAAAGAATTTGAAAAATATAGAAAACAATTCAAAGAATATATTGACGATGATCTTAATATGCCTAAAGCATTATCAGTTTTATGGGATGTTTTAAGAGACGAAAAACTAGGAAGTAAAGAAAAACTTGAGTTAGCTTATGATTTTGACAAAGTCTTTGGTTTAGATATTAAAGATATTGAAGAGGAAAAACAAAAGCTCGACAAAGAAATCAAAGAATTAATTGAACAAAGAGAGAAAGCAAGGAAAAATAAAGATTATTCTAAAGCTGATAAGATTAGAGATGATTTAAAGAAAAAAGGAATAGTTCTTGAAGACACTTCAGAGGGAGTTAGATGGAAAAAGGTTTAG
- a CDS encoding serine/threonine protein kinase — MSKITKEKFKTKHNVFDDFTNRTIFKLISEGHFDGLEGPISIGKESNVFLAKKRNKNIVVKVYRVNSCDFNKMFDYIKSDPRYLDLKGRKRNIIFHWVQREYRNLLKARKANIRVPTPIVFKNHILVMEFIGQNNKIAPMLKDKTPENPKNFFNEIIKNIRKLYKAGLVHADLSSFNILNLNDKPVFIDFSQCTSLQDQRAEEYIIRDIKNLCNFFRKQGLKLDEKKILQKIKA; from the coding sequence ATGTCAAAAATAACTAAGGAAAAATTTAAGACAAAACATAATGTATTTGATGATTTTACTAATAGAACCATCTTCAAATTAATAAGTGAAGGTCATTTTGATGGTTTAGAAGGCCCCATTAGCATAGGCAAAGAATCTAATGTGTTTTTAGCTAAAAAGAGGAACAAAAATATAGTTGTTAAGGTATATAGGGTTAATTCTTGCGATTTCAATAAGATGTTTGATTATATCAAATCAGATCCAAGATACCTTGATCTAAAAGGCAGAAAAAGAAATATCATATTTCATTGGGTTCAAAGAGAATATAGGAACTTGTTAAAAGCAAGAAAAGCTAATATAAGAGTTCCAACACCCATTGTATTCAAAAATCATATTCTTGTTATGGAATTTATTGGACAAAACAACAAAATAGCACCAATGCTAAAAGATAAAACACCAGAAAATCCTAAAAATTTTTTTAATGAAATCATAAAAAACATAAGAAAATTATACAAAGCAGGATTAGTTCATGCTGATTTATCTAGTTTTAATATCTTAAATTTAAATGATAAACCTGTTTTTATTGACTTTTCACAATGCACATCATTACAAGACCAAAGAGCAGAAGAGTATATTATCAGAGACATAAAAAATCTTTGTAATTTTTTTAGAAAACAAGGTTTAAAATTAGATGAAAAAAAGATCCTTCAAAAAATAAAAGCATAA
- a CDS encoding RNA-processing protein (similar to yeast Dim2p protein that is essential for 40S ribosomal subunit; structural studies show binding to 3' end of 16S rRNA in complex with archaeal IF2 alpha): protein MTEYKYDLKIPKERVAVLIGTKGESKKHLESETKTKIEVDSKEGDVSISGEDGLKLYAARELITAIGRGFNPKIALKLLNVDYSFELINLGDLARSKNDLIRLKGRVIGQEGKSRKIIEELTNCELCVYGKTIGIIGPVEFTPLARRAIDMLLGGSTHAGVFKYLEKQRRNMNIQKIN from the coding sequence ATGACAGAATACAAATATGATCTAAAAATTCCTAAAGAAAGAGTTGCTGTTCTTATAGGAACAAAAGGAGAAAGTAAAAAACATCTAGAATCTGAAACAAAAACTAAGATAGAAGTCGATAGTAAAGAAGGGGATGTGTCTATTTCTGGAGAAGACGGCTTAAAATTATATGCTGCAAGAGAATTAATAACTGCAATTGGACGTGGTTTTAACCCAAAAATTGCTTTAAAATTACTTAACGTGGATTATTCTTTTGAATTAATAAATCTTGGGGATTTAGCAAGATCAAAAAATGATCTAATAAGATTAAAAGGTCGTGTTATTGGTCAAGAAGGTAAAAGTAGGAAAATAATTGAAGAATTGACAAATTGTGAATTGTGTGTTTATGGGAAAACTATTGGGATTATTGGCCCTGTTGAGTTTACTCCTCTTGCAAGAAGAGCAATAGATATGTTATTAGGAGGGAGCACACACGCTGGTGTTTTTAAATATCTTGAAAAGCAAAGAAGAAATATGAATATACAGAAAATTAACTAA
- a CDS encoding DNA topoisomerase VI subunit B, which yields MANSNIAEEMAKKQRDISVASFFEKNRHLLGFDNKRKALLTVVKEAVDNSIDACEEADILPEISIELIDLGNDKFRIIIEDNGPGIVKKQIPPIFAKLLYGSKFHNLSQTRGQQGIGISAAVMYSQLTTGKPTKITSKVKNNSGAHYYELHIDIAQNKPDIIKDESVDWNKDHGVKIEMDLEGNYQGGSQSVDQYLKETAIVNPHITIIYTNPKAEQTIFARATDNLPKKPVEIKPHPYGIELGMLMRMAKDTESRTLQSFLTNDFSRVGSGTAKQICENAALLPNTKPRELVREMAEKLMEGIKKTKIISPPTDCISPISSEELEKGLKKEINAEFYYSITRPPSVYRGNPFIVEAGLAYGGDQSSEGSITLMRFANRVPLLYQQSACAAAKSVVQTNWRKYGLSQSSGALPQGPLTVVVHIASVWVPFTSESKEAIAHYPEIIKEIKLALQEIGRKLGSYVHKKKRVLAEGQKRDYIKTYIPHVAEALKELVGFKDADEKKVEEYLTSILEKQRGKLENLEVVNEEYDEELAKIGKDNKEEQKTLGEEEKK from the coding sequence ATGGCAAATTCAAACATAGCTGAAGAGATGGCAAAAAAACAAAGAGATATCTCTGTAGCATCTTTCTTCGAGAAAAATAGACATTTATTGGGTTTTGACAACAAAAGAAAAGCTCTTCTAACAGTTGTTAAAGAGGCTGTTGATAATTCTATTGATGCTTGTGAAGAAGCAGATATTTTACCAGAAATCAGTATTGAATTAATTGATTTAGGAAATGATAAATTTAGAATCATAATAGAAGATAATGGTCCTGGAATTGTAAAAAAACAGATCCCCCCAATATTTGCGAAATTGCTCTATGGAAGCAAATTTCATAATCTGTCTCAAACAAGAGGTCAGCAAGGGATTGGGATAAGTGCAGCAGTAATGTATTCTCAATTAACAACAGGAAAACCAACAAAAATCACATCAAAAGTCAAAAACAACTCAGGGGCACATTATTACGAGCTTCATATTGATATTGCTCAGAATAAACCAGACATAATTAAAGATGAATCTGTTGATTGGAATAAAGATCATGGAGTAAAAATTGAAATGGATTTAGAAGGAAATTACCAAGGTGGAAGTCAAAGTGTTGACCAATACCTTAAAGAAACTGCAATTGTTAATCCGCACATTACTATAATTTATACTAATCCTAAAGCAGAACAAACAATATTTGCAAGAGCCACCGATAACCTTCCTAAAAAACCTGTTGAAATAAAACCCCACCCTTATGGTATTGAATTGGGTATGTTAATGAGGATGGCAAAAGATACAGAATCAAGAACCCTTCAAAGTTTTCTAACAAATGATTTTTCAAGAGTAGGTTCTGGAACAGCAAAACAAATATGTGAAAATGCTGCTTTACTACCAAACACAAAACCCCGTGAACTTGTTCGTGAAATGGCTGAAAAACTTATGGAAGGTATTAAGAAAACAAAAATAATTTCACCTCCAACAGACTGTATAAGCCCGATTAGCTCAGAAGAATTAGAAAAAGGTCTAAAAAAAGAAATAAATGCTGAATTTTACTATTCAATAACAAGACCTCCTTCTGTTTACAGAGGAAATCCATTTATTGTAGAAGCAGGTCTAGCCTATGGTGGTGATCAAAGTTCAGAAGGCTCAATAACTTTAATGAGATTTGCAAACAGAGTTCCCTTGCTTTACCAACAAAGCGCATGTGCTGCTGCTAAATCTGTTGTTCAGACAAATTGGAGAAAATATGGATTAAGCCAAAGTTCAGGAGCTCTGCCTCAAGGACCATTAACAGTTGTTGTTCATATCGCTTCTGTATGGGTTCCATTTACATCTGAATCAAAAGAAGCTATAGCGCATTATCCTGAAATTATTAAAGAAATTAAATTAGCTTTGCAAGAAATTGGTCGTAAACTAGGAAGCTATGTGCATAAGAAAAAGAGGGTTTTAGCAGAGGGGCAAAAAAGAGATTATATTAAAACGTATATTCCTCACGTTGCTGAGGCTTTAAAAGAATTAGTAGGATTTAAAGATGCAGATGAGAAAAAAGTAGAAGAGTACTTAACTTCAATCCTTGAGAAACAAAGAGGAAAACTAGAAAATCTTGAAGTTGTAAATGAAGAATATGATGAAGAATTAGCGAAGATTGGGAAGGATAATAAAGAGGAGCAGAAAACTTTAGGTGAGGAAGAAAAGAAATAA
- a CDS encoding DNA topoisomerase VI has product MKVAKQIKELAKGIYDSILKKKQPNLESPLRSLSNVKYDDKLGYFELIGKKKSRTLTVGTVKTFAQTLRMMALSKDLVEKDDIATKREAYYVSKNWGEARFKAQPESDTVMDDVEAMLMVNREQMGFIPEEKGGDVAGKLIVVDKDQDTGKQLKIDCTKMGSGAYSIPSSVEDLKFETNAKFILAIETAGMFQRLVKHNYWKKADCILISMGGVPTRACRRFIRKLSDAKKIPVYVFTDGDPYGYGSIYRTLKVGSGNAAHINKYFCVPHAKFIGITPQDIVDYKLPTHPLKEVDIKKIKDLMKNDPFIQHHKEWQKALKQMAQLKVRAEQQALAKWGLNFVISDYLPKKLKNEKSWLP; this is encoded by the coding sequence ATGAAAGTAGCAAAACAAATAAAGGAACTAGCAAAAGGGATTTATGATTCTATTTTAAAAAAGAAACAACCCAATCTTGAATCTCCTCTAAGATCTTTAAGTAATGTAAAGTACGACGACAAACTTGGTTATTTCGAGTTAATTGGAAAGAAAAAATCAAGAACCTTAACAGTTGGTACTGTTAAAACATTTGCTCAAACTTTGCGTATGATGGCTCTATCTAAAGATTTAGTTGAGAAAGATGATATTGCAACAAAAAGAGAGGCATATTATGTTTCTAAAAATTGGGGGGAAGCGAGGTTCAAAGCTCAACCAGAATCAGACACAGTAATGGATGATGTTGAAGCTATGCTCATGGTCAATCGTGAACAAATGGGTTTTATTCCTGAAGAAAAAGGGGGAGATGTAGCAGGAAAACTTATTGTAGTTGATAAAGACCAAGATACAGGAAAACAACTTAAAATTGACTGTACTAAAATGGGTTCAGGAGCATATTCTATTCCTTCTTCTGTTGAAGATCTAAAATTCGAAACAAATGCTAAATTTATTTTGGCAATAGAAACAGCTGGTATGTTTCAAAGACTTGTAAAACATAATTATTGGAAAAAAGCAGATTGCATTTTAATTTCAATGGGAGGAGTTCCAACAAGAGCGTGTAGAAGATTTATTAGAAAATTATCAGATGCAAAAAAAATACCAGTCTATGTATTTACAGACGGCGATCCTTATGGATATGGTAGTATCTACAGAACTTTAAAAGTTGGTTCTGGTAATGCTGCTCACATAAATAAATATTTTTGTGTTCCACATGCCAAATTTATTGGCATTACTCCTCAAGATATTGTTGATTATAAACTGCCAACCCATCCTCTAAAAGAGGTTGATATTAAAAAGATTAAAGATTTAATGAAAAACGATCCTTTTATCCAACACCACAAAGAATGGCAAAAAGCCTTAAAACAAATGGCCCAGTTAAAAGTTAGAGCAGAGCAACAGGCCTTGGCAAAATGGGGCCTTAACTTTGTTATTTCTGATTATCTGCCAAAAAAGCTTAAGAATGAAAAAAGCTGGTTGCCATAG
- the trpS gene encoding tryptophan--tRNA ligase, which translates to MTKIIDPYGSELVEDYSKVIKDFGLEEFKVDLFPKPNRIMRRSVVFAGRDLKIISRCIKEKKPFYVLSGIMPSGEKIHFGNKMVVENIKYFQEHGAEAYILVADLESSAARNISLKDAKKRALEFHIPAFIALGLDPKKTTFYFQSENKDVVHLAYEASQKITSNEFKGIYGNTDPKRIMSAVTQVGDILYPQLKERMPGIIPVGVDQDPHIRLTRDVARRLNKYKFFLPSGIYHKYTPSLNGRLKMSKTHQESCIELPEDKSIFCKKIMRAKTGGRDTVDEQKKKGGEPEKCMIFELYKQHLIEDDKDLKKIYNNCKKGKLTCGDDKKHCCELMTKFMDDFNKKTKKAKKDISKLKFVKY; encoded by the coding sequence ATGACAAAAATAATAGATCCATACGGAAGTGAACTAGTAGAAGATTATTCAAAAGTCATCAAAGACTTTGGATTAGAAGAGTTTAAAGTAGATTTATTTCCAAAACCAAACAGAATTATGCGAAGAAGCGTTGTTTTTGCAGGTAGAGATCTAAAAATAATAAGCAGATGTATAAAAGAAAAAAAACCATTCTATGTTTTATCTGGAATAATGCCTTCTGGAGAAAAAATACATTTTGGAAACAAAATGGTTGTTGAAAACATAAAATATTTCCAAGAACACGGCGCAGAAGCATATATTTTAGTAGCTGATTTAGAATCTTCAGCAGCTAGAAACATTTCATTAAAAGACGCTAAAAAAAGAGCTTTAGAATTTCATATTCCAGCATTTATTGCTTTAGGTTTAGATCCTAAAAAAACAACATTCTACTTCCAATCAGAAAACAAAGATGTTGTACATCTAGCTTATGAGGCAAGCCAAAAAATAACATCTAATGAATTTAAAGGGATTTACGGTAACACAGACCCAAAAAGAATTATGTCAGCAGTAACACAAGTAGGAGACATTCTCTATCCTCAACTTAAAGAAAGAATGCCAGGAATAATTCCAGTTGGTGTTGACCAAGATCCTCACATAAGACTAACAAGAGATGTTGCAAGAAGGTTAAATAAGTATAAATTTTTCCTGCCTTCTGGAATATACCACAAATACACTCCATCACTAAATGGACGATTAAAAATGTCTAAAACACATCAAGAATCATGTATCGAACTTCCAGAAGATAAAAGCATATTCTGCAAAAAAATTATGAGAGCTAAAACAGGTGGCAGAGACACGGTTGACGAACAAAAGAAAAAAGGTGGAGAACCTGAAAAATGTATGATATTTGAATTATACAAACAACATCTAATTGAAGACGACAAAGACCTGAAAAAAATATACAACAATTGTAAAAAAGGAAAACTAACCTGTGGTGACGATAAAAAACATTGTTGTGAATTAATGACTAAATTCATGGATGATTTTAATAAAAAAACAAAAAAAGCAAAGAAAGATATAAGCAAGCTAAAATTCGTTAAGTATTAA